The genomic window CCGGAACCGCAGCCTGGCCCCCGATTGATAGTCTGCGGGCTCCCGGGTCAGTGATGGAGCAGTCCATTCCGAAGAATCCGTACCAGTCCGATGCCAACGCCCCCGACAGTATTGTCACCGGCGTGACCAAAGGGACCACGGTCGGCGCTCGCGGCGGCTGGGCATATAACCCGACTACCGGCGAAATCTGGCCCAACACCTCGGTCAGCGGCGAGAACAACTGGTAGAAAAGGTATGACGGATGGCTTGATTGCAGAATGGATGCGGCGCTCCGGCGGCTTTACTCTGGTGGAGCTGGTAATCGTTATTGTTGTGCTCGGTA from Candidatus Zixiibacteriota bacterium includes these protein-coding regions:
- a CDS encoding prepilin-type N-terminal cleavage/methylation domain-containing protein, whose amino-acid sequence is MPFKRLSNGQGFTLIELVIIIVILGILAAVAIPKYKDISSEARESATRAALGGLRSGITIWYANQAVTTGTAAWPPIDSLRAPGSVMEQSIPKNPYQSDANAPDSIVTGVTKGTTVGARGGWAYNPTTGEIWPNTSVSGENNW